Proteins encoded by one window of Serratia nevei:
- a CDS encoding FMN-dependent NADH-azoreductase: MKKILVLKSSIMGNDSQTNNLIDRYLAERRAKGHEDKIVEHDLTALDLPVLDGELFSALRGAENTSPRAQAAVALSDRLIAELKGSDLLLIGAPMYNLNVPTQLKNWFDLVARARVTFNYTATYPVGLVEGVNALVFSSRGGVHAGQPTDAVTPYLRSVLGLMGIGDVQFIYAEGLDMKPHGLAQGLANAHERIAELAD, from the coding sequence ATGAAAAAAATACTGGTGCTCAAATCCAGCATTATGGGAAACGACTCGCAGACCAATAACCTGATTGACCGCTATCTGGCGGAACGTCGGGCCAAAGGGCACGAAGATAAGATCGTCGAGCACGATCTGACGGCGTTGGATCTGCCGGTATTGGACGGCGAGCTGTTCAGTGCGCTGCGCGGCGCGGAAAACACCAGTCCACGCGCGCAAGCGGCGGTGGCGCTGTCCGATCGGCTGATTGCCGAACTGAAAGGGAGCGATCTGCTGCTGATCGGGGCGCCAATGTACAACCTCAACGTACCGACCCAGCTGAAAAACTGGTTCGATCTGGTGGCCCGCGCCCGGGTAACGTTCAACTATACCGCCACCTACCCGGTCGGGTTGGTCGAGGGCGTCAATGCGCTGGTATTCAGCTCACGCGGCGGCGTACATGCCGGCCAGCCGACCGACGCCGTGACGCCCTACCTGCGGTCGGTGCTGGGGCTGATGGGGATCGGCGACGTGCAATTTATCTATGCCGAAGGGCTGGATATGAAACCGCACGGCCTCGCGCAGGGACTGGCGAACGCCCACGAACGGATTGCGGAATTGGCGGACTGA
- the fliE gene encoding flagellar hook-basal body complex protein FliE yields the protein MAIQGIEGVLQQMQTMAVQAGKMGQNAVPQGVSFASELTAALGKISETQQTARKQAQDFELGVPGISLNDVMVDLQKSSVSLQLGVQVRNKLVAAYQDIMNMPV from the coding sequence ATGGCGATTCAGGGCATTGAAGGGGTACTGCAGCAGATGCAGACCATGGCGGTTCAGGCCGGCAAAATGGGGCAGAATGCGGTGCCACAGGGCGTCAGCTTCGCCAGCGAACTGACCGCGGCGCTCGGCAAGATCAGCGAGACCCAGCAAACGGCGCGCAAGCAGGCGCAGGATTTTGAACTGGGCGTGCCGGGCATCAGCCTGAACGATGTGATGGTCGATCTGCAGAAATCGTCGGTCTCTTTGCAACTGGGCGTGCAGGTGCGCAACAAGCTGGTGGCGGCCTACCAAGATATTATGAATATGCCGGTGTGA
- the fliF gene encoding flagellar basal-body MS-ring/collar protein FliF gives MSASITAGESRDNGLQAIWNRLRANPKIPLLVAASAAIAIVVALLLWVKSPDYRVLYSNLNDRDGGAIVTQLTQMNIPYRFAENGAALLIPAEKVHETRLRLAQQGLPKGGAVGFELLDQEKFGISQFSEQINYQRALEGELSRTIESLGPVQNARVHLALPKPSLFVREQKSPSASVTLTLQPGRALDDGQINAIVYMVSSSVAGLPPGNVTVVDQAGRLLTQSDGTGRDLNASQLKYANEVENGFQRRIEAILAPVVGSANVRAQVTAQIDFATREQTDEQYQPNQQPDKAAIRSQQTSLSEQIGGPQVGGVPGALSNQPSAPATAPIETAKPATTAGNNANANATAQNAATTRSAAASGVPQNTRRDATTNYELDRTIRHTQQKAGTVQRLSVAVVVNYLGTDKDGKPQPMSKEQLAQIEALVREAMGYSSSRGDTLNVVNTPFTDSQVTGGELPFWQSQSFIDRLIDAGRYLLVLLVAWLLWRKLVRPQLQQRQAAQQAAAAAANAPAAKPVDSSKPSNEELAQRRKSQQRVSAEVQSQRIRDLADKDPRVVALVIRQWMSNEI, from the coding sequence ATGAGTGCTTCGATAACCGCCGGCGAAAGCCGCGACAACGGCCTGCAGGCCATCTGGAATCGTCTGCGCGCCAACCCGAAAATTCCGTTGCTGGTCGCCGCTTCCGCCGCGATCGCGATCGTCGTCGCGCTGCTGTTGTGGGTGAAAAGTCCCGACTACCGCGTGCTGTACAGCAATCTGAACGACCGCGACGGTGGCGCCATCGTCACCCAGCTGACGCAGATGAATATCCCTTACCGCTTTGCCGAGAATGGCGCAGCGCTGCTGATCCCGGCGGAAAAGGTGCATGAAACCCGCCTGCGCCTGGCGCAGCAAGGGCTGCCGAAAGGCGGCGCCGTCGGTTTCGAACTGCTGGATCAGGAAAAATTCGGCATCAGCCAGTTCAGCGAGCAGATCAACTATCAGCGTGCCCTCGAGGGCGAGCTGTCGCGCACTATCGAATCGCTGGGGCCGGTACAAAACGCCCGCGTTCACCTGGCGCTGCCTAAACCTTCGCTGTTCGTGCGCGAACAAAAATCCCCTTCCGCGTCGGTAACGCTGACCCTGCAACCCGGACGTGCGCTGGACGATGGCCAGATCAACGCCATCGTTTATATGGTGTCGAGCAGCGTCGCCGGCCTGCCGCCGGGCAATGTGACCGTGGTCGATCAGGCTGGCCGTCTGCTGACGCAGTCCGACGGCACCGGGCGCGATCTCAACGCCTCGCAGCTGAAATACGCCAACGAAGTGGAAAACGGCTTCCAGCGCCGCATCGAAGCGATCCTCGCCCCGGTGGTCGGCAGCGCCAACGTGCGCGCGCAGGTCACGGCGCAAATCGACTTCGCCACTCGCGAACAAACCGATGAACAGTACCAACCTAATCAACAGCCTGACAAAGCCGCTATCCGCTCTCAGCAAACCAGCCTGAGCGAGCAGATCGGCGGGCCACAGGTAGGCGGCGTGCCGGGCGCACTGTCCAATCAGCCAAGCGCGCCGGCCACGGCACCGATTGAGACCGCCAAGCCGGCCACCACCGCAGGCAACAATGCCAACGCCAACGCCACCGCGCAAAACGCCGCGACCACCCGCAGCGCGGCGGCCAGCGGCGTACCGCAAAATACCCGTCGCGACGCGACCACCAACTACGAGCTCGACCGCACCATTCGCCATACCCAGCAAAAAGCCGGCACCGTGCAGCGTTTGTCGGTCGCCGTGGTCGTCAACTATCTGGGCACCGATAAAGACGGCAAACCGCAGCCGATGAGCAAAGAGCAGCTGGCGCAGATCGAAGCGCTGGTGCGTGAAGCGATGGGCTACTCCAGCAGCCGTGGCGATACCCTGAACGTGGTCAACACGCCGTTTACCGACAGTCAGGTGACCGGTGGCGAACTGCCGTTCTGGCAAAGCCAGTCGTTTATCGATCGTCTGATAGACGCGGGCCGCTATCTGCTGGTGCTGCTGGTGGCCTGGCTGCTGTGGCGCAAACTGGTGCGGCCGCAGCTGCAACAGCGCCAGGCGGCGCAACAGGCCGCCGCCGCCGCCGCCAACGCCCCTGCCGCCAAACCGGTCGACAGCAGCAAACCGAGCAACGAGGAGCTGGCGCAGCGTCGTAAATCGCAGCAGCGCGTCAGCGCAGAAGTCCAGAGCCAGCGGATCCGCGATCTGGCTGACAAAGACCCACGCGTGGTCGCTCTGGTAATCCGCCAATGGATGAGTAACGAGATATGA
- the fliG gene encoding flagellar motor switch protein FliG, with translation MSLTGTDKSAILLMTLGEDRAAEVFKHLSSREVQLLSGTMAGMSQVSHKQLGEILTEFEDDAEQYAALSVNASDYLRSVLVKALGEERAASLLEDILESRETTTGMETLNFMEPQSAADLIRDEHPQIIATILVHLKRGQAADILALFDERLRNDVMLRIATFGGVQPAALAELTEVLNNLLDGQNLKRSKMGGVRTAAEIINLMKTQQEEAVIDAMREYDGELAQKIIDEMFLFENLVEVDDRSIQRLLQEVEGESLLIALKGAEQPLREKFLKNMSQRAADILRDDLANRGPVRMSQVENEQKAILLVVRRLAESGEMIIGGGEDTYV, from the coding sequence ATGAGCCTGACCGGAACCGACAAAAGCGCCATCCTGCTGATGACGCTGGGTGAAGATCGCGCGGCGGAGGTGTTCAAACACCTCTCCTCGCGCGAAGTACAGCTGCTGAGCGGCACCATGGCCGGCATGAGCCAGGTTTCGCACAAACAGCTCGGCGAAATACTGACCGAGTTTGAAGACGACGCCGAGCAATACGCGGCGCTGAGCGTCAACGCCAGCGACTACCTGCGTTCGGTGCTGGTCAAAGCGCTGGGCGAAGAGCGCGCCGCCAGCCTGCTGGAAGACATTCTCGAATCGCGCGAGACCACCACCGGCATGGAAACGCTCAACTTTATGGAGCCGCAGAGCGCTGCCGATCTGATCCGCGACGAACACCCGCAGATCATCGCCACCATTCTGGTGCACCTCAAACGCGGCCAGGCGGCAGATATCCTGGCCCTGTTCGACGAACGCCTGCGCAACGACGTGATGCTGCGTATCGCCACCTTCGGCGGCGTACAGCCGGCGGCGTTGGCGGAGTTGACCGAAGTGCTGAACAACCTGCTCGACGGCCAGAACCTCAAGCGCAGCAAAATGGGCGGGGTGCGCACCGCCGCCGAGATCATCAACCTGATGAAAACCCAGCAGGAAGAAGCGGTCATCGACGCGATGCGCGAATACGACGGCGAGCTGGCGCAGAAGATCATCGACGAGATGTTCCTGTTCGAAAACCTGGTGGAGGTCGACGATCGCAGTATCCAACGCCTGCTGCAGGAAGTGGAAGGCGAGTCGCTGCTGATTGCGTTGAAAGGCGCCGAGCAGCCGCTGCGCGAGAAGTTCCTCAAGAACATGTCGCAACGCGCCGCCGACATCCTGCGCGACGATCTGGCCAACCGTGGGCCGGTGCGCATGTCGCAGGTGGAGAACGAGCAGAAAGCCATTCTGCTGGTGGTAAGACGCCTGGCGGAAAGCGGCGAAATGATCATCGGCGGCGGCGAGGACACCTATGTCTGA
- the fliH gene encoding flagellar assembly protein FliH, with protein sequence MSDRINTLPWQPWSLNDLGEQKPAVELPQLPDLELDDPSPDAQAELQQQLATLRLQAEQQGQQLGYADGQQKGYEAGFQSGLEEGRQQGLLEAQQQQQPLTAHWQQLVTEFQHTLDALDSVIASRLMQLALTAAKQVLGQPPVCDGTALLAQIQQLIQQEPMFNGKPQLRVHPDDYPRVEQQLGVTLSLHGWRLLADGELHPGGCKVSAEEGDLDASLATRWHELCRLAAPGEV encoded by the coding sequence ATGTCTGATCGCATTAACACCCTGCCCTGGCAGCCCTGGTCGCTCAACGATTTGGGCGAACAGAAACCGGCTGTCGAACTGCCGCAGTTGCCGGATCTCGAACTTGACGATCCGTCGCCGGACGCACAGGCCGAATTGCAGCAGCAGTTGGCGACGCTGCGCCTGCAGGCGGAGCAACAGGGCCAGCAGTTGGGCTATGCCGACGGCCAGCAAAAAGGCTATGAGGCCGGTTTTCAGTCCGGACTGGAGGAAGGCCGCCAGCAAGGGCTGCTGGAAGCGCAACAGCAGCAGCAGCCGCTGACTGCCCACTGGCAGCAGCTGGTCACCGAATTTCAGCACACGCTGGACGCGCTCGACAGCGTGATCGCTTCGCGGCTGATGCAGCTGGCACTGACCGCCGCCAAACAGGTGCTGGGCCAGCCTCCGGTATGCGACGGCACCGCCCTGCTGGCGCAGATCCAACAGCTGATCCAGCAGGAACCGATGTTCAACGGCAAGCCGCAGCTGCGGGTGCACCCGGACGACTACCCGCGCGTCGAGCAGCAGCTGGGGGTCACCCTCAGCCTGCACGGCTGGCGCCTGCTGGCGGACGGCGAGCTGCACCCGGGCGGCTGCAAGGTCAGCGCCGAGGAAGGCGATCTCGACGCCAGTCTGGCAACGCGCTGGCATGAACTGTGCCGCCTGGCGGCACCGGGAGAAGTCTGA
- the fliI gene encoding flagellar protein export ATPase FliI gives MTARLGRWLSSLDTLEKRIARAPTVRRYGRLTRATGLVLEATGLQLPLGATCLIERHDAGEVQEVESEVVGFNGQRLFLMPLEEVEGIVPGARVYARIAPEGQSAGKQLPLGPALLGRVLDGSAKPLDGLPSPETGYRAPLITAPFNPLQRTPIEQVLDVGVRTINGLLTVGRGQRMGLFAGSGVGKSVLLGMMARYTQADVIVVGLIGERGREVKDFIENILGAEGRARSVVIAAPADVSPLLRMQGAAYATRIAEDFRDRGQHVLLIMDSLTRYAMAQREIALAIGEPPATKGYPPSVFAKLPALVERAGNGISGGGSITAFYTVLTEGDDQQDPIADSARAILDGHVVLSRRLAEAGHYPAIDIEASISRAMTSLIDEEHYRRVRTFKQMLASYQRNRDLISVGAYAAGSDPLLDKAMTLYPQMEAYLQQGIFERSGYDEACQQLQQLIV, from the coding sequence ATGACCGCGCGTCTCGGCCGCTGGCTGAGCTCTCTGGATACGCTGGAAAAACGCATCGCGCGCGCGCCGACGGTGCGCCGCTACGGTCGCCTGACCCGTGCGACCGGGCTGGTGCTGGAGGCTACCGGCCTGCAGCTGCCGCTCGGCGCGACCTGCCTCATCGAACGGCACGACGCCGGTGAGGTGCAGGAAGTGGAAAGCGAAGTGGTCGGCTTCAACGGCCAGCGGCTGTTCCTGATGCCGCTGGAAGAAGTGGAAGGCATCGTGCCGGGCGCGCGGGTTTACGCCCGCATCGCACCGGAAGGCCAAAGCGCCGGCAAACAGCTGCCGCTCGGCCCCGCGCTGTTGGGGCGTGTGCTGGACGGCAGCGCCAAACCGCTCGACGGCCTGCCTTCACCGGAAACCGGTTACCGCGCGCCGCTGATCACCGCGCCGTTCAACCCCTTGCAGCGCACGCCGATCGAGCAGGTGCTGGACGTGGGGGTGCGCACCATCAACGGCCTGCTGACCGTCGGCCGCGGCCAGCGTATGGGCCTGTTCGCCGGCTCCGGCGTCGGCAAGAGCGTGCTGCTCGGCATGATGGCCCGTTATACCCAGGCGGATGTGATCGTCGTTGGCCTGATCGGCGAGCGTGGCCGCGAGGTCAAAGACTTTATCGAGAACATTCTCGGCGCCGAAGGCCGGGCGCGCTCGGTGGTGATCGCCGCGCCGGCGGACGTGTCGCCGCTGCTGCGCATGCAGGGGGCGGCCTACGCCACCCGCATCGCCGAAGATTTCCGCGATCGCGGGCAGCATGTGTTGCTGATCATGGATTCCCTCACCCGCTACGCCATGGCGCAGCGTGAGATCGCCCTGGCCATCGGCGAGCCGCCGGCGACCAAAGGCTATCCGCCGTCGGTCTTCGCCAAGCTGCCTGCGCTGGTGGAACGCGCGGGCAACGGCATCAGCGGCGGCGGTTCCATCACCGCCTTCTACACCGTGTTGACCGAAGGGGACGATCAGCAAGACCCGATCGCCGACTCGGCGCGCGCAATTCTCGATGGCCACGTGGTGCTGTCCCGGCGCCTGGCGGAAGCCGGTCACTACCCGGCGATCGACATCGAAGCGTCAATCAGCCGCGCCATGACGTCGCTGATCGACGAAGAGCATTACCGCCGGGTGCGCACCTTCAAACAGATGCTGGCCAGCTATCAGCGCAACCGCGATCTGATCAGCGTCGGCGCCTACGCGGCGGGCAGCGATCCGTTGCTGGACAAAGCGATGACGCTGTATCCGCAGATGGAAGCTTACCTGCAACAGGGCATCTTTGAACGCAGCGGCTATGATGAAGCCTGTCAACAGCTGCAGCAGTTGATTGTTTAA
- the fliJ gene encoding flagellar export protein FliJ produces MKSQSPLITLRDLAQDAVEQAAQQLGQVRQAQQAAEQQLSMLLNYQDEYRQKLNHTLCDGMDSSRWQNYQQFIGTLEQAIDQHRQQLLQWGQKVDHAVKQWQDKQQRLNAFETLHTRALTAEQQQENKRDQKLMDEFAQRSAQRNINP; encoded by the coding sequence ATGAAATCACAATCCCCCCTGATTACCCTGCGAGATCTGGCGCAGGATGCGGTGGAACAGGCCGCGCAACAGCTGGGCCAGGTACGGCAGGCGCAGCAGGCGGCAGAGCAGCAGCTGTCGATGCTGCTCAACTATCAGGACGAATACCGCCAGAAGCTGAATCATACGCTCTGCGACGGCATGGACAGCTCACGCTGGCAAAACTACCAGCAGTTTATCGGCACGCTGGAACAGGCCATCGACCAACACCGCCAGCAGCTGCTGCAGTGGGGGCAGAAAGTGGATCATGCGGTGAAGCAATGGCAAGACAAACAACAGCGGCTGAACGCTTTCGAGACCCTGCATACCCGCGCTCTGACGGCGGAGCAGCAGCAGGAGAACAAACGGGATCAAAAACTGATGGATGAGTTCGCTCAACGCAGTGCACAAAGGAATATCAACCCATGA
- a CDS encoding flagellar hook-length control protein FliK — MNLNALPGLALPGDAGGLAELTSALDESQLSSAFAQLLGARFAPAADGKQPPVALSADEERAPALSRNQLNQLLATFGERGGLLPGQTASADALSPEGAEDEAPAAGDKPAQPPIAAAKELDAATLQALYAMLPAAIVAQAQPAEGQRSLPVDSADEATALQPGNGLLNIAAAGDKTAARSSASPAPSLTGAKTSATDGDNAKAALPQPTNGERASTAQPLPASDAQQPPTLNHAVALAAASPTQTAAPASALMTAPPAPQLHAQLGSPEWQQALNQQVLMFHRNGQQSAELRLHPQELGALQITLKLDDQQAQLHIASAHGQVRAAVEAAMPQLRHALAESGINLGQSSVGGESTPQWQQQAQQQASNGQGRSSYAEHHGGDGAAAEGVSAPAALQRMASAVNGVDIFA, encoded by the coding sequence ATGAATCTGAACGCCCTGCCCGGCCTGGCCTTACCCGGCGACGCCGGCGGCCTGGCCGAACTGACGTCGGCGCTGGATGAGAGCCAGCTGTCGTCCGCTTTCGCCCAGCTGCTCGGCGCCCGTTTCGCGCCCGCCGCCGACGGCAAACAGCCGCCGGTCGCGCTGAGCGCGGACGAAGAACGCGCCCCGGCCCTGAGCCGCAACCAGCTCAATCAACTGCTGGCCACTTTCGGCGAGCGCGGCGGCCTGCTGCCGGGCCAGACGGCCTCAGCCGACGCGCTTTCACCTGAGGGCGCCGAGGACGAAGCGCCCGCCGCCGGCGACAAACCGGCGCAGCCGCCGATCGCCGCCGCCAAAGAACTGGATGCCGCAACGCTGCAGGCGCTGTACGCCATGCTGCCGGCCGCGATCGTCGCCCAGGCGCAACCGGCCGAAGGCCAACGTTCGCTGCCGGTGGATAGCGCTGACGAAGCGACTGCGCTGCAGCCCGGCAATGGCCTGCTGAACATCGCGGCGGCCGGTGATAAAACCGCCGCGCGTTCCTCGGCATCCCCCGCTCCCTCGCTAACAGGGGCGAAAACGTCGGCTACCGACGGCGATAATGCCAAGGCGGCGCTCCCGCAACCGACCAACGGCGAACGGGCAAGCACCGCACAGCCGCTGCCGGCGAGCGATGCGCAGCAGCCACCGACGCTCAACCACGCCGTCGCCCTGGCCGCCGCCAGCCCAACGCAAACGGCCGCTCCTGCCAGCGCACTGATGACCGCACCGCCTGCGCCGCAGCTCCACGCGCAGCTGGGCAGCCCGGAGTGGCAGCAGGCGTTGAACCAACAGGTGCTGATGTTCCACCGCAACGGCCAGCAGAGCGCCGAGCTGCGCCTGCACCCGCAGGAACTGGGCGCCCTGCAGATCACGCTGAAACTGGACGATCAGCAGGCGCAGCTGCACATCGCCTCCGCTCACGGTCAGGTGCGTGCGGCGGTGGAAGCGGCGATGCCGCAGCTGCGGCACGCGCTGGCGGAGAGCGGTATCAACCTGGGGCAGAGCAGCGTGGGCGGCGAGTCCACTCCGCAATGGCAGCAGCAGGCGCAACAGCAGGCTTCCAACGGCCAGGGGCGTTCCAGCTATGCTGAACATCATGGCGGTGACGGCGCAGCCGCCGAGGGCGTCAGCGCACCGGCGGCGCTGCAGCGTATGGCCAGCGCGGTCAACGGCGTCGATATTTTCGCCTAA
- the fliL gene encoding flagellar basal body-associated protein FliL, with amino-acid sequence MSQNSLPAAPKRPLLVILLVLISVVACGAAGYSWWLLQQHKNGAEPAAAKQQPPAAPVFMPLDTFTVNLVTPDNNPDRVLYIGLTLRLPDESTRRQLNDFLPEVRSRLLMLLSRQEASQLANEQGKQQLVAQIKDVLSPPLVKGQPKQVVSDVLFTAFILR; translated from the coding sequence ATGTCTCAGAACTCCCTTCCGGCAGCACCGAAACGCCCCCTTCTGGTCATCCTGCTGGTCTTGATCAGCGTCGTCGCCTGTGGCGCCGCGGGCTACAGCTGGTGGCTGCTGCAACAGCATAAAAACGGCGCCGAACCGGCCGCCGCCAAACAGCAACCGCCGGCCGCGCCGGTGTTCATGCCGCTCGACACCTTTACCGTCAACCTGGTGACGCCGGACAACAACCCGGATCGCGTGCTGTACATCGGCCTCACGCTGCGTCTGCCGGACGAAAGTACCCGCCGCCAGCTGAACGATTTTCTGCCGGAAGTGCGCAGCCGTCTGCTGATGCTGCTCTCCCGTCAGGAAGCGAGCCAGCTGGCCAATGAACAAGGGAAGCAACAGTTGGTGGCGCAGATTAAGGACGTGCTCAGCCCGCCGCTGGTTAAGGGACAACCGAAGCAGGTGGTCAGCGACGTGCTGTTCACCGCCTTCATACTGCGGTAA
- the fliM gene encoding flagellar motor switch protein FliM has product MGDSILSQAEIDALLNGDSAGDEPEAIVGKESEVKPYDPNTQRRVVRERLHALEIINERFARQFRMGLFNLLRRSPDITVGPIKIQPYHEFARNLPVPTNLNLVHLNPLRGTALFVFAPSLVFIAVDNLFGGDGRFPTKVEGREFTPTEQRVIKRMLRLALDAYGDAWSAIYKIDVEYVRAEMQVKFTNITTSPNDIVVTTPFQVEIGALTGEFNICIPFAMIEPLRELLTNPPLENSRQEDSHWRETLVKQVQHSELELIANFVDIPMRLSKVLKLQPGDVLPIDKPERLIAHVDGVPVLTSQYGTLNGQYALRVEHLINPILNALSEEQPNE; this is encoded by the coding sequence ATGGGCGATAGCATTCTTTCACAGGCAGAGATCGACGCCTTGCTCAACGGCGACAGCGCGGGTGATGAACCCGAAGCGATAGTCGGCAAAGAGAGCGAGGTCAAGCCTTACGATCCGAACACCCAGCGCCGCGTGGTGCGCGAGCGTCTGCACGCGCTGGAAATCATCAACGAACGTTTTGCCCGGCAGTTCCGCATGGGGTTGTTCAACCTGCTGCGCCGCAGCCCGGACATTACCGTCGGCCCGATCAAAATCCAGCCGTATCACGAGTTCGCCCGCAACCTGCCGGTGCCGACCAACCTGAACCTGGTGCATCTGAACCCGCTGCGCGGCACCGCCCTGTTCGTGTTCGCGCCGAGCCTGGTGTTCATCGCCGTCGATAACCTGTTCGGCGGCGACGGCCGCTTCCCGACCAAGGTCGAAGGCCGCGAGTTCACCCCGACCGAACAGCGGGTGATCAAGCGCATGCTGCGCCTGGCGCTGGACGCCTACGGCGACGCCTGGAGCGCCATCTACAAGATCGACGTAGAGTACGTGCGCGCCGAAATGCAGGTGAAGTTCACCAACATCACCACCTCGCCGAACGACATCGTGGTCACCACGCCGTTCCAGGTGGAGATCGGCGCGCTGACCGGCGAGTTCAACATCTGCATTCCGTTCGCGATGATCGAACCGCTGCGCGAGCTGTTGACCAACCCGCCGCTGGAAAATTCGCGGCAGGAAGACAGCCACTGGCGCGAAACCCTGGTGAAGCAGGTGCAACACTCCGAACTGGAGCTTATCGCCAACTTCGTCGATATCCCGATGCGGCTGTCGAAAGTCCTGAAGCTGCAGCCGGGCGATGTATTACCGATAGACAAGCCGGAACGCCTGATCGCCCATGTGGACGGCGTACCGGTTCTGACCAGCCAATACGGCACGTTGAACGGGCAATATGCCCTGCGTGTTGAACATTTGATTAACCCTATTTTGAATGCTCTGAGTGAGGAACAGCCCAATGAGTGA
- the fliN gene encoding flagellar motor switch protein FliN: MSDPKQPSGEGKESVDDLWADAFNEQQSTEKSGASTEGVFKSLEAQDALGSLQDIDLILDIPVKLTVELGRTKMTIKELLRLSQGSVVALDGLAGEPLDILINGYLIAQGEVVVVADKFGVRITDIITPSERMRRLSR, translated from the coding sequence ATGAGTGATCCTAAGCAACCGTCTGGCGAAGGAAAGGAATCCGTAGACGATCTGTGGGCTGATGCGTTTAACGAGCAGCAGTCGACAGAGAAATCCGGCGCGAGCACCGAAGGGGTGTTCAAGTCGCTGGAAGCTCAGGATGCGCTCGGCAGCCTGCAGGATATCGACCTGATCCTGGATATTCCGGTCAAGCTGACCGTGGAACTGGGGCGCACCAAGATGACCATCAAAGAGCTGCTGCGCCTGTCGCAAGGCTCGGTGGTGGCGCTGGACGGCCTGGCCGGCGAGCCGCTGGACATCCTGATCAACGGTTACCTGATCGCACAAGGTGAAGTGGTGGTGGTGGCCGACAAGTTCGGCGTGCGCATCACCGACATCATCACCCCGTCCGAACGCATGCGTCGACTGAGCCGCTGA
- the fliO gene encoding flagellar biosynthetic protein FliO, translating into MTVAAPVTVQSTQQPAAPALPAGSVLMQVSSALGGILLLILLAGWLFRRLGFAPQARNNKLLNLRASCQVGQRERVVVVEVDDTLLVLGVTAQQITPLHTLPAPPKDEGAADAATPADFRQLMQKVLKRPEKSA; encoded by the coding sequence ATGACCGTCGCGGCGCCCGTTACCGTCCAAAGTACCCAACAACCCGCCGCGCCGGCCTTGCCGGCCGGTTCGGTGTTGATGCAGGTCAGCAGCGCGCTCGGCGGCATTCTGCTGCTGATCCTGCTGGCCGGTTGGCTGTTCCGCCGGCTGGGCTTCGCCCCGCAGGCGCGCAACAACAAGCTGCTCAACCTGCGCGCCAGTTGCCAGGTCGGGCAGCGCGAGCGCGTGGTGGTGGTGGAAGTCGACGATACCTTGCTGGTACTGGGCGTCACCGCCCAGCAGATCACCCCGCTGCACACCCTGCCTGCCCCGCCGAAAGACGAGGGTGCGGCCGATGCGGCGACGCCGGCGGACTTCCGCCAACTGATGCAAAAAGTTCTGAAACGCCCGGAAAAATCGGCATGA